One genomic region from Sulfurimonas sp. encodes:
- a CDS encoding diguanylate cyclase has protein sequence MQKSKRTILIVDDTKINIDILLDLLSDYDVAVAIDGKSAIEIATGECPDLILLDLMMPEMDGFEVCEILKSKDDTKDIPIVFITAKTDEDSIERAYEVGGIDYVVKPFKPRELLARVKTQLKLKELLEHLEFIASHDEMTGIYNRRKFFYEANKKFEDSKEGLFAVMIDIDHFKSINDSYGHPLGDKVIKLITSTIAENILKDCIFGRIGGEEFALLCRENYKDELVNNIESVRRSIEKLEIISDSKKSVKFTISNGIAQADANTKNLDELLKEADIALYKAKDCGRNKVVFR, from the coding sequence ATGCAAAAGAGTAAAAGAACAATTCTTATAGTCGATGATACGAAAATAAACATAGACATCTTACTAGATTTGTTAAGTGATTATGATGTCGCAGTTGCAATAGATGGAAAAAGTGCCATAGAGATAGCTACTGGAGAATGTCCAGACTTGATTTTGCTAGATCTTATGATGCCAGAGATGGATGGCTTTGAAGTATGCGAAATTTTAAAATCAAAAGATGATACAAAAGATATACCTATTGTATTTATAACAGCAAAAACAGATGAAGATTCCATAGAAAGAGCTTACGAGGTTGGTGGTATAGACTATGTTGTAAAACCGTTTAAACCGCGAGAACTTTTAGCGCGAGTAAAAACACAGCTAAAACTAAAAGAACTTTTAGAACATCTTGAATTTATAGCTTCACATGATGAGATGACAGGCATCTATAACAGAAGAAAGTTCTTCTATGAAGCAAATAAAAAATTTGAAGATTCAAAAGAGGGTTTGTTTGCAGTAATGATAGATATAGACCACTTTAAAAGTATAAATGATAGCTATGGGCATCCTCTAGGCGATAAAGTCATAAAACTTATAACTTCAACGATTGCTGAAAATATTTTAAAAGATTGTATATTTGGTAGAATTGGTGGAGAAGAGTTTGCTCTACTTTGCCGTGAGAATTATAAAGATGAGTTAGTCAATAATATTGAGAGTGTAAGAAGAAGTATAGAAAAACTAGAAATTATTAGTGACTCTAAAAAAAGTGTAAAATTTACCATAAGCAATGGCATCGCACAAGCGGATGCAAACACTAAAAATTTAGATGAACTTTTAAAAGAGGCAGATATTGCTCTTTATAAAGCTAAAGATTGTGGTCGCAATAAGGTGGTTTTTAGATAA
- a CDS encoding HD domain-containing phosphohydrolase, with the protein MLKINQKLISILTVSLFIILITFFIIYEILSSSKNTKLLSEQQVVQEAKAHFQGMIDTRFWYAQYGGVYVKAKDGLKPNFYLKNNTLLTDKNETLIKINPAWMTRQISEISNKRGTYHYKTTSLKPINSSNKADKFEIQALKYFELHKDEKYFYNFNDKENSFDFMGALVTTKTCLKCHEHQGYKVGDIRGGIRVSIPTKLHTKQMLILEEKTSNSIVSVLLVSLVLTSILIWIITLFYRRQYEIENAKDILEKTVSQRTHDLEVVISHEKHLKDVLQVITEVNELLITSYSTKTILTDATTKLHENKVYSLVVSGLIRNDILDIVSQSSEKKALIPQNIISLKEFEKENYFINAIVKATKLKHPIIEKIEQCLLSENLHRREEDTNLRWMIVLPLLHGFENDIFGVITVFSSKETGFEIEEIKILENMAHDISIALYSHKQRDSILAMEKEKTANYEETILAFVNIIEQRDTYTAGHTIRVAEYCALIAIELGLNEKEIHRLEKAAILHDIGKVATPDTILLKPGKLSQLEYELIKQHSEVGADMLEKISIYKDLATIIRFHHSRYDGKGYPRTSSPEDIPMLSHIMIVADAFDAMTTNRIYRPRKSIEEAIDELKHASGTQFHPFVVDAAITALKDVNIDTTSQMPTSELEQRRMSYFFHDALTGLYNEDYLLTLLNTNEHKYKCLNIIDLKKFTLFNQENGWENGNKFLQDFAELLTTLFKTDMIIRYHGDDFIVLTSSAKCIDAQIILEQDLIKNSNIGVSVSNYKIDKYFNFEMFTKLENK; encoded by the coding sequence ATGCTAAAAATTAACCAAAAATTAATCTCGATTCTTACAGTTAGTTTATTTATAATCCTTATCACTTTTTTTATCATTTATGAAATCTTATCATCCTCTAAAAACACAAAACTTCTCTCCGAGCAACAAGTAGTTCAAGAGGCTAAAGCTCATTTTCAAGGCATGATCGATACTCGCTTTTGGTATGCTCAGTATGGCGGTGTTTATGTGAAAGCAAAAGATGGACTAAAGCCAAATTTTTATTTAAAAAACAACACTCTTCTTACAGATAAAAATGAAACACTTATAAAAATAAACCCTGCTTGGATGACAAGACAAATATCAGAAATTTCAAATAAAAGAGGTACTTACCATTACAAAACCACAAGCCTAAAACCTATAAACTCTTCAAACAAAGCAGACAAATTTGAAATACAAGCCTTAAAGTATTTTGAACTTCATAAAGATGAAAAATATTTCTACAACTTTAATGATAAAGAAAATAGTTTTGATTTTATGGGTGCCTTAGTAACAACAAAAACCTGTCTAAAATGTCATGAACACCAAGGTTATAAAGTTGGAGATATTAGAGGTGGCATTAGAGTTTCTATCCCCACTAAACTTCATACTAAACAGATGCTTATTTTAGAAGAAAAAACTTCTAACTCCATAGTATCTGTTTTGTTAGTATCTCTTGTGCTTACTTCTATTTTAATTTGGATTATAACTCTCTTTTACAGACGCCAATATGAGATAGAAAATGCAAAAGATATACTTGAAAAAACAGTTTCTCAAAGAACCCATGACTTAGAAGTTGTTATTTCACATGAGAAGCATCTAAAAGATGTTCTACAAGTCATCACAGAGGTAAATGAACTTCTCATAACTTCTTATTCGACTAAAACTATTTTAACAGATGCAACAACAAAACTTCACGAAAACAAAGTTTACTCTCTTGTAGTTTCTGGACTTATACGAAACGATATTTTGGACATAGTATCTCAATCATCAGAAAAAAAAGCTCTTATCCCCCAAAATATTATTTCCCTTAAAGAATTCGAAAAAGAGAACTATTTTATAAACGCCATCGTAAAAGCCACAAAACTCAAGCATCCTATTATAGAAAAAATTGAACAATGTTTACTTAGTGAAAATTTACATAGAAGAGAAGAAGATACTAACCTTAGATGGATGATAGTTTTACCTCTTCTTCATGGTTTTGAAAATGATATTTTTGGAGTGATAACCGTTTTTTCTTCAAAAGAAACAGGTTTTGAGATAGAAGAAATAAAAATCTTAGAAAATATGGCACATGATATTTCCATAGCACTTTACTCTCATAAACAAAGAGATTCTATACTCGCTATGGAGAAAGAAAAAACAGCTAACTATGAAGAAACTATACTTGCCTTTGTAAACATCATAGAACAACGCGATACTTACACAGCAGGACATACAATCAGAGTTGCTGAATACTGTGCGCTTATAGCCATAGAGTTAGGTTTAAATGAAAAAGAAATACATAGACTTGAAAAAGCTGCTATCTTACATGATATAGGTAAAGTTGCTACACCTGATACCATACTTTTAAAACCAGGTAAACTCTCTCAACTAGAGTATGAACTTATTAAACAACACTCAGAAGTTGGTGCGGATATGCTTGAAAAAATTAGCATCTATAAAGATTTGGCAACTATCATTCGCTTTCATCATTCAAGATATGATGGAAAAGGTTATCCTAGAACCTCATCACCTGAAGATATACCGATGCTCTCTCATATTATGATAGTCGCTGATGCCTTTGACGCTATGACAACAAACAGGATATATAGACCTAGAAAAAGCATAGAAGAAGCCATAGATGAACTTAAACATGCAAGTGGCACACAGTTTCACCCTTTTGTAGTAGATGCAGCTATAACTGCTTTAAAAGATGTAAATATTGACACAACTTCACAGATGCCAACCTCAGAATTAGAACAAAGAAGAATGTCATACTTTTTTCATGATGCTCTAACAGGACTTTATAATGAAGATTATTTACTTACTCTTTTAAATACAAATGAACATAAATATAAATGCTTAAATATTATAGACTTAAAAAAATTCACACTCTTTAATCAAGAAAATGGCTGGGAAAATGGCAATAAGTTTTTACAAGATTTTGCCGAACTTTTAACTACACTTTTTAAAACAGATATGATTATTCGTTATCATGGAGATGATTTTATAGTTCTAACTTCTAGTGCTAAATGTATAGATGCCCAAATAATTTTAGAACAAGACCTTATAAAAAACTCTAACATTGGAGTAAGTGTAAGTAACTACAAAATAGACAAATACTTTAACTTTGAAATGTTTACAAAGCTAGAAAACAAGTGA
- the nhaA gene encoding Na+/H+ antiporter NhaA — translation MKLYAPWEKAFNKISTPFEHFLHAQTTTGLVLMFMTIIALLLANSPLYEIYSHFFHMKIDFNVGEWKLSHTIHHWINDGLMAIFFFMVGLEIKREILIGELSNIKVAMLPILAAIGGMVLPALIYTSINYGTESAAGWGIPMATDIAFAISALVLLGKRVSPALVTFLVALAIVDDLGAVLVIAIFYTDQINFLPLMLAGGSFGVMVLFNRFGIHTILPYFLIGLFMWFFMLESGVHATIAGVIAAFAIPSKAKRTAVDFSNSARNLLDEYDNYPVATDNTMHENQKAILTNMKERILAVEAPAARLEHSLHLPVSLVVIPLFALANAGIAIDFSSIGTTVLEPVSLGIIAGLILGKVLGIAGVAWIAIKLGIAKLPESSTMSQIFGVAFLGGIGFTMSIFVADLAFLGQNNLIFQAKVGILAASLFAGLFGFFWLRFIAKRPE, via the coding sequence ATGAAACTTTACGCACCATGGGAAAAAGCTTTTAATAAAATCTCGACTCCATTTGAACACTTTTTACACGCTCAAACTACCACAGGTTTGGTTTTAATGTTTATGACCATTATTGCCCTACTTTTAGCAAACTCTCCTCTTTATGAAATATACTCTCACTTTTTTCACATGAAGATAGACTTTAATGTTGGAGAATGGAAACTATCTCACACTATTCATCATTGGATAAATGATGGCTTAATGGCTATCTTTTTCTTTATGGTTGGTTTAGAGATAAAACGCGAAATTTTAATCGGTGAACTTTCAAACATAAAAGTAGCAATGCTTCCTATCTTAGCTGCTATTGGTGGAATGGTACTTCCTGCTTTAATCTACACTAGCATAAACTATGGGACAGAAAGTGCTGCTGGTTGGGGAATTCCAATGGCAACAGATATCGCTTTTGCCATTAGTGCTTTAGTTCTTTTGGGTAAAAGGGTTTCTCCTGCATTAGTGACATTTTTAGTCGCTCTTGCTATCGTTGATGACCTTGGAGCAGTTTTAGTTATCGCTATTTTTTATACAGACCAAATTAACTTTTTACCACTTATGTTAGCAGGTGGTTCTTTTGGAGTTATGGTTCTTTTTAACCGTTTTGGTATTCATACTATTTTACCTTATTTTTTAATTGGCTTATTTATGTGGTTTTTTATGCTTGAATCTGGGGTTCATGCAACTATCGCTGGGGTTATCGCTGCTTTTGCTATTCCTTCAAAAGCAAAACGAACTGCTGTTGATTTTTCAAACAGTGCAAGAAATTTACTTGATGAGTATGATAACTACCCAGTTGCAACAGACAACACAATGCATGAAAACCAAAAAGCAATACTTACAAATATGAAAGAGCGTATCTTAGCTGTTGAAGCACCTGCCGCGAGATTAGAACACAGTTTGCATCTGCCTGTGAGTTTAGTGGTTATTCCTCTTTTTGCACTTGCAAATGCTGGAATTGCTATTGATTTTTCATCTATTGGTACTACTGTTTTAGAGCCTGTATCTTTAGGAATCATCGCAGGTCTTATTTTAGGAAAAGTTTTAGGCATCGCTGGAGTTGCTTGGATTGCTATAAAGCTAGGTATTGCAAAACTGCCAGAAAGCTCAACAATGAGTCAGATTTTTGGTGTTGCTTTTTTAGGTGGGATTGGTTTTACTATGAGTATATTTGTTGCAGATTTAGCATTTTTAGGTCAAAATAATCTTATCTTTCAAGCAAAAGTCGGCATTTTAGCTGCTTCACTTTTTGCAGGACTTTTTGGTTTCTTTTGGCTAAGGTTTATTGCAAAAAGACCAGAGTAA
- a CDS encoding MoxR family ATPase produces MKASKLISSISALIEQKVPSFLWGAPGVGKSSIIKQIAQSKGMEFIDLRLALMDPTDLKGIPFYDKDSHTALWAPPAFLPKEGRGILFLDELNTAAPSVQASAYQLILDRKVGEYCLPSGWAIIAAGNRESDRGVTYRMPAPLANRFVHFEMEVDACDWRDWAYEKGIDAKIIAYIAYKNEHLFTFDAKSDTKSFATPRSWEYVDAILKSSIDAELLLDAISGAVGKDVAVGFLQFVKVMTRLPNIEDILNTGEGEYSDEVDVLYALSVGLVSGVFKENSDEKLDNLLNYTLKLKSEFAVMCVQDLQRNGVKMEHSKVFKEWVKQFAYLLA; encoded by the coding sequence ATGAAAGCCTCAAAGTTAATAAGTTCAATTTCCGCTCTCATAGAGCAAAAAGTTCCAAGTTTTTTATGGGGAGCGCCAGGAGTTGGTAAATCTTCAATAATTAAGCAAATAGCACAATCAAAGGGTATGGAATTTATAGACTTAAGACTCGCTCTTATGGATCCAACTGACCTTAAAGGCATCCCATTTTATGACAAAGACTCACATACTGCACTTTGGGCGCCACCAGCTTTTTTACCAAAAGAGGGAAGGGGTATTTTATTTTTAGATGAGTTAAATACAGCAGCTCCAAGTGTTCAAGCATCTGCATATCAACTTATCTTAGATAGAAAAGTTGGTGAATATTGTCTTCCTTCAGGTTGGGCAATAATTGCTGCAGGAAATCGTGAAAGTGATAGAGGAGTAACATATAGAATGCCTGCTCCTTTAGCAAATAGATTTGTTCATTTTGAGATGGAAGTTGACGCTTGTGATTGGAGAGATTGGGCGTATGAAAAAGGTATAGATGCAAAAATAATTGCTTACATCGCTTACAAAAATGAGCATCTTTTTACTTTTGATGCTAAAAGTGATACTAAAAGTTTTGCAACTCCAAGAAGTTGGGAATATGTAGATGCCATACTTAAAAGTAGTATAGATGCTGAGTTACTTCTAGATGCTATTAGTGGTGCAGTTGGTAAAGATGTTGCAGTTGGCTTTTTACAGTTTGTAAAAGTTATGACTAGACTTCCAAATATAGAGGATATTTTAAACACAGGTGAGGGTGAATACTCTGATGAGGTTGATGTTCTTTACGCTCTAAGTGTTGGCTTAGTTAGTGGAGTTTTTAAAGAAAATAGCGATGAAAAACTAGATAATCTACTAAACTACACATTAAAACTAAAAAGTGAATTTGCGGTTATGTGTGTTCAAGACTTGCAAAGAAACGGTGTTAAAATGGAACACTCTAAAGTTTTTAAAGAGTGGGTTAAGCAGTTTGCTTATCTTTTGGCTTAA
- a CDS encoding virulence RhuM family protein translates to MNKSNINLRIRNSTAEFLIYKSDNQDVKVDVLLHDENIWLTQEQMAQLFGKAKSTINEHIKNIFKDEELIESQVMQKFGNSEFQKKQTNYYNLDTIISVGYRVKSIQGIRFRQWATKRLQEYIIKGFTMDDERLKNPQQQFGKDYFKEQLERIKDIRSSERRFYQQITDIYSECSIDYDKNSQYTNNFFATVQNKLHWAIATQTASEIIYSRANHEKNNMGLSTWKNAPTGRIRKTDVIVAKNYLYEKELKSLNRIVTMYLDYAEDQAERNIPMTMKDWSQKLNAFLQFNERDILQNAGKVTAVIAKEFAISEFEKYKVIQDKSYKSDFDMLLQELDKDVR, encoded by the coding sequence ATGAACAAATCAAATATAAACCTAAGAATAAGAAACTCAACAGCAGAATTTTTAATCTACAAATCAGACAATCAAGATGTTAAAGTAGATGTACTTTTACATGATGAAAACATTTGGCTTACTCAAGAGCAAATGGCACAGTTGTTTGGTAAAGCAAAATCAACTATCAATGAACATATTAAAAATATTTTTAAAGATGAAGAGCTTATAGAATCGCAAGTTATGCAAAAATTCGGAAATTCCGAATTTCAGAAAAAACAAACAAATTATTATAATCTTGATACTATTATATCTGTTGGGTATAGAGTAAAATCTATCCAAGGCATAAGATTTAGACAGTGGGCAACTAAAAGGTTACAAGAGTACATCATCAAAGGTTTCACAATGGATGATGAAAGACTTAAAAATCCCCAACAACAATTTGGAAAAGATTATTTTAAAGAGCAATTAGAACGAATAAAAGATATCCGTTCTAGTGAAAGAAGATTTTATCAACAAATAACAGATATTTATAGTGAATGTAGTATCGATTATGATAAAAACTCACAATACACAAACAACTTCTTTGCCACAGTTCAAAATAAACTACATTGGGCTATAGCAACTCAAACTGCATCTGAAATAATATATTCAAGAGCTAATCATGAAAAAAACAATATGGGATTAAGCACTTGGAAAAATGCACCAACAGGAAGAATAAGAAAAACTGATGTCATTGTTGCTAAAAATTATCTATATGAAAAAGAATTAAAATCATTAAATAGAATCGTAACAATGTATCTTGATTATGCAGAAGACCAAGCTGAGAGAAATATACCAATGACCATGAAAGATTGGAGTCAAAAATTAAATGCTTTTTTACAATTTAATGAACGAGATATTTTACAAAATGCTGGAAAAGTTACAGCTGTAATTGCAAAAGAATTTGCCATTAGTGAATTTGAAAAATATAAAGTTATTCAAGATAAATCATACAAAAGTGATTTTGATATGTTACTTCAAGAGTTAGACAAAGATGTACGGTGA
- a CDS encoding DUF2201 family putative metallopeptidase: MIQKKISQAKAKLLVEYPFFGTIASRLKLISNDDIQAFKSDGIFLEYNSDYLESLTINEMEFVFANGAMHASLAHEHRKNNRSGWLWQLSTDYAINDMLVENGLHRPDLAHYSKRFSGLYAEEIYEELKADILRDELEYEAETQDDVQNQDAENSQEEQLFDEFVKSTLDAEEAKEALASGLHRFFKLGLKSKVDWRDELRVAIDRFYKDDYAQMPPNKKFLHLGFYLPSNISQRFKLVIAVDSSGSVDETLLSEFLNELNFLMNTIPSYEINLLVCDDKINSHNIFYSGDRLEVDIQGGGATDFRPVFEFVQENLQDTQLLLYFSDLEGTFPKKEPSYMVKWISPNEKEVPFGEVIVLKD; the protein is encoded by the coding sequence GTGATACAAAAGAAAATCTCTCAAGCAAAAGCTAAACTTTTAGTTGAGTACCCATTTTTTGGAACTATTGCTTCACGCTTAAAGCTTATTTCAAATGATGATATTCAAGCTTTTAAAAGTGATGGTATTTTTCTTGAATATAATAGTGATTATTTAGAGTCATTAACAATAAATGAGATGGAATTTGTTTTTGCAAATGGTGCGATGCACGCGTCTTTGGCTCACGAGCATCGTAAAAACAACAGAAGTGGTTGGCTTTGGCAACTCTCCACTGACTACGCAATAAATGATATGCTTGTTGAAAACGGACTTCATCGTCCAGACCTAGCACACTACTCAAAAAGATTTAGTGGATTATATGCAGAAGAGATATATGAAGAGTTAAAAGCCGATATTCTTCGTGATGAGTTGGAGTATGAAGCAGAGACACAAGATGATGTGCAAAATCAAGATGCCGAGAATTCTCAAGAGGAACAACTTTTTGATGAGTTTGTAAAATCTACTTTAGATGCTGAAGAAGCAAAAGAGGCTTTAGCATCTGGACTCCATAGATTTTTTAAACTAGGTCTGAAGTCTAAGGTTGATTGGAGAGATGAGTTAAGAGTTGCGATAGATAGATTTTATAAAGATGACTATGCTCAGATGCCACCAAATAAGAAGTTTCTTCATTTAGGATTTTATCTACCTTCAAATATAAGTCAAAGGTTCAAACTTGTTATAGCAGTTGATAGTTCAGGCTCAGTTGATGAAACTCTTTTAAGTGAATTTTTAAATGAGCTAAATTTTTTGATGAATACAATTCCATCTTATGAAATCAACTTACTTGTATGTGATGATAAGATAAATTCACATAATATTTTTTATAGTGGAGATAGACTTGAAGTAGATATACAAGGTGGTGGAGCAACAGACTTTAGACCTGTGTTTGAGTTTGTTCAAGAAAACTTGCAAGATACACAGCTACTTCTTTACTTTAGTGATTTAGAAGGAACTTTTCCAAAAAAAGAACCATCTTACATGGTAAAGTGGATAAGTCCAAATGAAAAAGAAGTTCCATTTGGAGAAGTTATAGTTTTAAAAGATTAG
- a CDS encoding diguanylate cyclase: MKRILIVQDNQTLAKLIARKISISLKYEVDIAYKLSEAKLFLKKYKYFLTILDINLPDTQEAQVVDYVLKTGHKVIVLSANIDKEFRKKILKKNIIDYINKSGVNDINYVIQTIQRLEKNQEHTILVVEDSMIFRKILKETLENLFFKVIAVNHGEEALGMLNENPDISLVLTDYNMPVMNGLELTKEIRKKYKKSELCVMVLSSSDDEETNAIFLKQGANDYIKKPYSKEEFFCRIHNSIEALENIQFITNYANRDVLTGLYNHRYFYKHMKEYSQDAKVSGEQFAVGIVNIDNFKEIEKKFGQDISDEAIINLSEILRTKTNYRDFVARFEGEEFCIILKNINRYSATDIFERLRQEVEKSGFTTKNNDYIKCTVSIGVSLHTEDNLEETISQADMMLLQAQQNGKNQVVFD, encoded by the coding sequence ATGAAAAGAATACTAATCGTCCAAGACAACCAAACACTTGCCAAACTTATTGCTAGAAAAATCTCTATTTCCTTAAAGTATGAAGTGGACATAGCTTACAAACTCTCAGAAGCAAAACTTTTTTTAAAAAAATACAAATACTTTTTAACTATACTTGATATAAATCTTCCAGACACTCAAGAAGCTCAAGTCGTAGATTATGTTTTAAAAACAGGACACAAAGTCATTGTACTTAGTGCAAATATCGACAAAGAGTTTCGAAAAAAGATTCTTAAAAAAAATATCATTGACTACATAAATAAAAGTGGCGTTAACGATATAAACTATGTCATACAAACCATACAACGCTTAGAAAAAAATCAAGAACACACGATTTTAGTAGTTGAAGACTCTATGATATTTCGCAAAATTTTAAAAGAAACACTAGAAAATCTTTTTTTTAAAGTAATAGCTGTAAATCATGGAGAAGAAGCACTTGGCATGCTAAATGAAAACCCAGATATATCTTTAGTGCTTACTGATTATAATATGCCCGTTATGAATGGACTTGAGCTAACTAAAGAGATACGAAAAAAATACAAAAAATCAGAACTTTGTGTCATGGTATTATCTTCAAGTGATGATGAAGAAACAAATGCAATATTTTTAAAACAAGGGGCAAACGACTATATTAAAAAGCCTTATTCTAAAGAAGAATTTTTCTGTCGTATTCATAACTCTATTGAAGCCTTAGAAAATATTCAATTTATAACCAACTATGCAAATAGAGATGTTCTCACAGGTCTTTACAATCATCGTTATTTTTATAAACACATGAAAGAGTATTCCCAAGACGCTAAAGTGAGTGGTGAACAGTTTGCTGTTGGAATTGTAAATATTGATAACTTTAAAGAGATAGAGAAAAAATTTGGTCAAGATATTAGTGATGAAGCCATCATTAATTTATCTGAAATTCTAAGAACTAAAACTAATTACAGAGATTTTGTAGCTAGATTTGAAGGCGAAGAATTTTGCATAATTTTAAAAAATATAAATAGATATAGTGCTACTGATATTTTTGAAAGATTACGCCAAGAAGTCGAAAAGTCTGGTTTTACTACTAAAAATAATGACTATATAAAATGTACAGTTTCCATAGGTGTTTCACTACATACTGAAGATAATCTTGAAGAAACAATATCTCAAGCTGATATGATGTTGCTTCAAGCTCAACAAAATGGAAAAAATCAAGTAGTTTTTGACTAA
- a CDS encoding ATP-dependent DNA helicase, with amino-acid sequence MNYLEDILQDLDKKQNIFLTGGAGVGKTTITREVIEHFENEAKKVAKLASTGMAATLINGQTLHSFLDLGIASSIEELEKSGKFLIKKKIKKLISSMSLIVIDEISMVSDTLMQMIKLRLNQADFKGCVLVVGDFLQLPPVVRGGGEVKFAFESESWNEFEFKKIELTHIYRTDDKKFIELLGSIRDGFVDEDIHNQLNEFIKPLPEDLGEFTFLFGKNISASRHNKKQLAYIDDELFVKVAQVIKHTKSVKDVEVDRFMSDSRIDKELELKIGAPVLFTRNSWNYFNGERGIIVNVEPNFVHVRKSDTKVVKLEVVAQSKSKWSEKSVDGQKEMLEVAQLSVYQFPIKLAFAITIHKSQGMSIEDLIIETNEIFAPSQFYVAISRTCNPKRLNLIAPTCQWHKIVFVNSKALGFVKTTQ; translated from the coding sequence ATGAATTATTTAGAAGATATTTTACAAGATTTAGATAAAAAACAAAACATATTTTTAACTGGGGGAGCTGGTGTTGGTAAGACTACAATAACTAGAGAAGTTATAGAGCATTTTGAAAATGAGGCTAAAAAAGTCGCAAAACTAGCATCTACGGGAATGGCAGCAACGCTTATAAACGGACAAACTCTTCATAGTTTTTTAGATTTGGGTATAGCATCTAGTATTGAGGAGTTAGAAAAATCTGGCAAATTTTTGATAAAGAAGAAGATAAAAAAACTCATCTCTAGTATGAGTCTTATAGTTATAGATGAGATTTCTATGGTTAGTGATACTTTGATGCAAATGATAAAACTTCGCTTAAATCAAGCCGACTTTAAGGGCTGTGTTTTAGTAGTTGGTGATTTTTTACAACTTCCTCCCGTTGTTCGTGGAGGTGGTGAGGTAAAGTTTGCTTTTGAGTCAGAATCTTGGAATGAGTTTGAGTTTAAAAAAATTGAGCTTACACATATATACAGAACTGATGATAAAAAATTTATAGAACTCCTAGGAAGTATTCGAGATGGTTTCGTTGATGAGGATATTCACAATCAACTAAATGAATTTATAAAACCTTTGCCTGAGGATTTAGGTGAGTTCACTTTTCTTTTTGGTAAAAATATCTCAGCATCAAGACATAATAAAAAGCAACTTGCATATATAGATGATGAACTTTTTGTGAAAGTTGCGCAGGTTATAAAACATACTAAAAGTGTTAAAGATGTAGAAGTAGATAGGTTTATGAGTGACTCGCGAATAGATAAAGAGTTAGAGTTGAAAATAGGAGCACCTGTTCTCTTTACAAGAAACTCTTGGAACTATTTTAACGGAGAGAGAGGAATAATAGTAAATGTAGAACCAAATTTTGTACATGTTCGCAAAAGTGATACTAAAGTTGTAAAGCTTGAAGTAGTTGCTCAAAGTAAGTCTAAGTGGAGTGAAAAAAGTGTGGATGGGCAAAAAGAGATGCTTGAAGTTGCCCAACTAAGTGTATATCAGTTTCCAATCAAGCTCGCTTTTGCTATTACTATTCATAAATCACAAGGCATGTCTATAGAAGATTTGATTATTGAGACAAATGAAATATTTGCACCATCTCAGTTTTATGTAGCAATCTCAAGAACTTGTAATCCTAAAAGGTTAAATCTTATCGCACCCACTTGTCAGTGGCACAAAATAGTCTTTGTAAATAGTAAAGCTTTGGGGTTTGTGAAAACTACACAATAG
- a CDS encoding AbrB/MazE/SpoVT family DNA-binding domain-containing protein, whose product MTATISKWGNSQGLRFPKNIMKDLHLSIGDKVNIFVENNKAIIEPVLKEKIKYDINELVLKIPKDYKAKEEMTLSVGLEEW is encoded by the coding sequence ATGACTGCAACTATATCAAAGTGGGGAAATTCACAAGGGCTTAGATTTCCAAAAAATATTATGAAAGATTTGCACTTATCAATCGGTGATAAGGTAAATATATTTGTTGAAAATAATAAAGCTATTATAGAACCTGTTTTAAAAGAAAAAATCAAATATGATATAAATGAACTTGTTTTAAAAATCCCAAAAGATTATAAAGCAAAAGAAGAGATGACTTTATCAGTTGGACTAGAAGAATGGTAA
- a CDS encoding type II toxin-antitoxin system PemK/MazF family toxin — protein MVNQYIPQKGDLVILTFDPSAGHEQQGRRPALIISNEVFNRHVGLAIACPITNTERNFPFHVNVDSDKLTGFIMTEQIKSIDYTARKVKFVEKVNDEVMAKVLGIVESVIFD, from the coding sequence ATGGTAAATCAGTACATTCCTCAAAAAGGTGATTTAGTCATACTCACATTTGACCCATCAGCCGGACATGAACAACAAGGCAGAAGACCAGCACTTATAATTTCAAATGAAGTTTTTAACAGGCATGTAGGCTTAGCAATAGCTTGTCCAATAACAAACACTGAGAGAAACTTTCCCTTTCATGTAAATGTAGATAGCGATAAATTAACTGGTTTTATAATGACTGAGCAGATAAAGTCAATAGATTATACAGCTAGAAAAGTTAAGTTTGTTGAAAAAGTTAACGATGAGGTTATGGCTAAAGTTTTAGGAATTGTTGAGAGTGTTATTTTTGACTAA